A genomic window from Thalassoroseus pseudoceratinae includes:
- a CDS encoding family 16 glycoside hydrolase, translated as MHEPYQFALAILVTFGCNSLWQSNLQAESGQGTTLIQDDFNRDEKDPTKEQVGNGWGTNSRTRAKGHKQVDLVDGAMHIKRAEVADHGVSVTHEAAFKDAIIKLRFKLGPKDNLGINIADMKEKSVHAGHICMAKIHPGRLELVDLKTGRMNEAVRTRRLAAESTPQDKELLKKTVKFSKLKFSKDEWHQLQVQIIGDEITVMIDDKKVGAFQSPGIGHATKSRLRLAVGREAWVDDVEVIKLK; from the coding sequence ATGCACGAACCCTATCAATTCGCTCTCGCGATCTTAGTCACTTTTGGCTGCAACAGCTTGTGGCAATCGAATCTCCAAGCAGAAAGTGGTCAGGGGACAACACTCATTCAAGATGACTTCAACCGTGACGAGAAAGACCCTACCAAAGAACAAGTGGGAAATGGCTGGGGAACGAATAGCCGGACCCGCGCGAAGGGTCACAAGCAAGTTGATCTCGTTGACGGCGCGATGCACATCAAACGTGCCGAAGTGGCTGACCATGGAGTTTCCGTTACACATGAAGCCGCCTTCAAAGATGCTATTATCAAGCTCCGATTTAAACTAGGCCCCAAAGACAACTTGGGCATCAATATTGCCGACATGAAAGAAAAGTCCGTTCATGCCGGCCACATCTGTATGGCGAAAATTCATCCGGGGCGTTTAGAACTTGTTGACCTCAAAACCGGCCGAATGAACGAAGCAGTAAGAACACGACGGCTCGCTGCCGAATCGACTCCACAAGACAAAGAGCTACTCAAGAAGACGGTCAAGTTCTCGAAGCTCAAGTTCTCCAAAGATGAATGGCATCAACTTCAAGTCCAAATCATTGGCGATGAAATCACTGTTATGATTGATGACAAGAAAGTTGGGGCATTCCAATCGCCAGGAATCGGGCACGCCACCAAGAGTCGATTACGCCTAGCTGTCGGACGGGAAGCGTGGGTCGATGATGTGGAAGTCATCAAGTTGAAGTAA
- a CDS encoding TolB family protein, whose translation MIAVVDADGSNARILGDGAMPSFSPAGHRIAFSRYKERGVWVMSSEGPEELLSLIDDKGWGADWSPDGTRIAYTTYEDGGNIVVYSLVEGTYQRLFSDDENPYRHFYWNFAWSGDSQQIVFRGTRKNGGTEVAVVDARGAKHGLKTVYDGETLPALAWSPDSKTILVTIRNPDEGKRWQLHAIDAVNPGEPKRLSGQVKGGQFTDMAYSPDGQQIAVTTVLPKGKK comes from the coding sequence GTGATTGCCGTTGTTGATGCCGATGGCAGCAATGCCCGCATACTAGGAGACGGGGCAATGCCGAGCTTCTCACCGGCCGGACATCGAATCGCCTTTTCTCGGTATAAGGAACGTGGTGTCTGGGTGATGAGCAGCGAAGGTCCTGAGGAACTGTTGTCTTTGATCGACGACAAAGGCTGGGGAGCCGATTGGTCACCGGACGGCACACGAATCGCTTATACCACCTACGAAGATGGTGGAAATATTGTAGTCTATAGTTTGGTCGAAGGGACTTATCAGCGTTTGTTTTCCGATGACGAGAATCCTTATCGTCATTTCTACTGGAACTTTGCGTGGTCTGGAGACAGTCAACAGATCGTGTTTCGGGGAACTCGAAAGAACGGTGGAACGGAAGTCGCAGTTGTCGATGCTCGTGGGGCGAAGCACGGATTGAAGACTGTCTACGATGGTGAAACGCTTCCCGCGTTAGCATGGAGTCCCGACTCGAAGACAATTCTAGTGACGATACGCAATCCTGATGAAGGCAAGCGTTGGCAACTGCATGCTATTGACGCGGTCAATCCTGGTGAGCCGAAACGCCTATCCGGGCAAGTGAAAGGTGGTCAGTTCACCGATATGGCTTACTCACCGGATGGTCAACAAATCGCTGTGACGACTGTTCTCCCAAAGGGGAAGAAGTGA
- a CDS encoding DUF72 domain-containing protein — protein sequence MPYHIGCPVWANSRWNGTLYSRSATRDDYLPQYSSVFNTVEVNSTFYGLPAQATALRWAESVALGFRFATKFPKDITHERRLSTTKAETSMFIELLETFRQYDCLGPSFLQLPPTFSGSEFPKLQRFIEEWPAEFPLAVEVRHRDYFDDGPIENGFEKLLRERQFDRVLLDSRPLYSAPATDESEARSQTRKPNVPFRTSVTGSIPFVRFIGRNQLERVQPWVAEWAPVVADWIESGLTPYIFLHTPDDFFAPELARRFHQELSKYLPTLPDLASWPGERDDEAGFKQKRLF from the coding sequence ATGCCGTACCATATTGGTTGTCCCGTTTGGGCCAACTCGCGTTGGAATGGCACATTGTATAGCCGGTCTGCGACGCGGGACGACTATTTGCCACAGTATTCGAGTGTTTTTAACACCGTTGAAGTCAATAGCACTTTCTATGGACTACCGGCACAAGCCACCGCGTTGCGATGGGCTGAATCCGTCGCACTGGGTTTTCGATTTGCGACGAAGTTCCCCAAAGACATCACTCACGAACGCCGACTCAGCACCACCAAGGCTGAAACGTCGATGTTTATCGAGCTGCTCGAAACATTTCGTCAATACGATTGTCTCGGCCCGTCATTCTTGCAACTTCCACCGACTTTTTCCGGCAGCGAGTTTCCTAAGTTGCAACGGTTCATCGAGGAATGGCCAGCGGAGTTTCCGTTGGCCGTCGAAGTCCGACACCGAGATTACTTTGATGACGGCCCGATCGAAAATGGATTCGAGAAACTTCTCCGTGAGCGACAGTTTGACCGAGTCTTGCTCGATAGCCGACCTCTGTACTCCGCACCGGCAACGGATGAAAGTGAAGCCAGGTCACAAACCCGAAAACCCAATGTCCCATTCCGAACAAGTGTGACGGGTTCAATTCCATTTGTACGTTTCATCGGCCGTAATCAGCTAGAGCGTGTCCAACCTTGGGTCGCGGAATGGGCTCCCGTTGTCGCGGATTGGATTGAAAGCGGACTGACGCCCTACATCTTTCTGCACACTCCCGATGACTTTTTCGCGCCGGAGTTGGCTCGCCGATTCCATCAGGAATTGAGCAAATATCTGCCAACATTGCCGGACCTCGCAAGTTGGCCCGGTGAGCGTGATGACGAAGCCGGATTCAAGCAAAAGCGATTGTTTTGA
- a CDS encoding YkgJ family cysteine cluster protein: MARPKLRLPVIQNWSCHNCSGCCRQHLIEITEEEKTRIEKQNWTAEDGIPADRPVVVRHGRGWRLNHAADGGCIFLNDEGLCRIHAKFGEPAKPLACRVYPYALHPSGQEVTVSLRFSCPSVVENKGTPLADNAKEIGRIAKAVTEGKKLKTDSPEISPGQTVDWADLLQLTETLDRIFADPAVPFDVQLHRALFWANLIGEMTFESVRGVRLAELLGIIAEEAAIQISSSPEPEQPSRSGRMLFRMLVAQYARRDTASDLDAGWKGRFRLLRAAVKYARGRGTVPVLHEKFSGVPFDAMEQEFGPPPSDTDELFTRYFRVKIQGLHFCGSAYYHVPFVEGFHSLALMVPVVLWLARALAVGAGRSELIREDIVTALTVADHHHGYSPALGSRAARSRTRTLAKAGDIPRLISWYRR, from the coding sequence ATGGCCCGTCCCAAGTTGCGTTTGCCTGTAATCCAGAATTGGAGTTGTCACAACTGTAGCGGTTGTTGTCGGCAACACCTCATCGAGATCACGGAGGAAGAAAAAACGCGGATCGAGAAGCAGAATTGGACTGCGGAAGACGGCATCCCGGCGGATCGTCCGGTTGTCGTACGACACGGTCGCGGATGGCGACTCAATCATGCGGCTGATGGTGGCTGCATTTTTTTGAATGACGAGGGTCTATGCCGGATTCATGCCAAGTTTGGCGAACCAGCAAAACCATTGGCGTGCCGAGTTTATCCGTATGCGTTGCACCCTTCGGGTCAGGAAGTCACGGTGAGCTTGCGATTCAGTTGCCCATCCGTTGTGGAAAACAAGGGCACACCGCTGGCAGACAATGCCAAAGAGATCGGCCGAATCGCGAAGGCTGTCACGGAAGGCAAGAAGCTCAAGACAGATTCGCCGGAGATTTCCCCCGGGCAAACTGTGGATTGGGCAGATCTACTGCAACTGACCGAAACGCTCGATCGAATCTTCGCGGATCCCGCCGTCCCCTTCGATGTTCAGCTCCATCGGGCGTTGTTTTGGGCGAACTTGATTGGTGAAATGACGTTCGAATCCGTCCGTGGTGTTCGGCTCGCGGAATTATTGGGCATTATTGCCGAAGAAGCGGCGATCCAGATTTCTTCTTCACCGGAGCCGGAACAACCCAGTCGCAGTGGGCGGATGTTGTTTCGCATGTTGGTCGCACAGTACGCGCGGCGAGATACCGCTAGCGATTTGGACGCGGGATGGAAAGGACGGTTCCGTCTGCTGCGGGCAGCGGTGAAGTATGCTCGTGGCCGAGGCACTGTTCCGGTCCTACATGAAAAGTTCTCCGGCGTGCCATTTGATGCGATGGAGCAGGAATTCGGTCCTCCTCCCAGTGACACGGACGAACTATTTACACGGTATTTTCGCGTAAAAATTCAAGGACTCCACTTTTGCGGGTCTGCATATTACCACGTTCCGTTTGTGGAGGGCTTTCATAGTTTGGCGTTGATGGTGCCGGTCGTTTTGTGGCTCGCACGAGCGTTAGCTGTTGGAGCAGGGCGGTCGGAACTGATTCGCGAAGACATTGTGACCGCATTGACGGTTGCGGACCATCACCACGGATACTCACCGGCACTCGGGAGTCGAGCGGCTCGAAGTCGCACGCGGACGCTGGCCAAAGCTGGCGACATTCCACGGCTCATCAGTTGGTACCGGCGGTAA
- the nadA gene encoding quinolinate synthase NadA — protein sequence MSSVLPTISSADAPYEDPLDLMDEIDRLKAEKDASILAHYYVDGEIQDIADFNGDSLQLARDATKVTTSTIVFAGVHFMGESAKILNPEKRVLVPDLLAGCSLAESCPADKLAAYQQKLRDEGRDFLTVAYINTSAAVKSLTDWIVTSGNAREIIEKLPEDKEILFVPDQHLGRYLEEVSGRKMILWPGACMVHEIFSVQDLLRAKRNNPESIVISHPECPHSILEVSDFIGGTEKMRKYVASIEKPTKFLVATEANMIHPLQLAAPHHEFVPVPGIMTSTGETCACNRCPHMARNTLAKVRDCLKYGQPEITWQPYFEKAQEVLTRSLL from the coding sequence ATGTCCTCTGTCTTACCCACAATTTCATCTGCCGACGCTCCCTATGAAGATCCGCTCGACTTGATGGACGAAATCGATCGTCTGAAGGCGGAAAAAGACGCGTCGATTCTGGCTCACTACTATGTTGATGGGGAGATCCAGGACATCGCCGATTTCAACGGCGACAGTTTGCAACTCGCTCGCGACGCCACAAAAGTGACGACTTCGACGATTGTGTTCGCAGGCGTACACTTCATGGGGGAGTCCGCGAAGATTTTGAACCCGGAAAAGCGAGTTCTCGTGCCGGATCTCTTGGCAGGGTGTTCACTTGCGGAAAGTTGCCCTGCGGACAAACTAGCCGCTTATCAACAGAAACTGCGTGATGAAGGGCGCGATTTCCTCACGGTTGCGTACATTAATACCTCGGCGGCGGTGAAATCGCTGACCGACTGGATCGTCACCAGCGGCAACGCACGGGAAATCATCGAGAAACTCCCCGAGGACAAAGAAATCCTGTTTGTTCCGGATCAACACCTGGGACGTTATTTGGAGGAAGTCAGCGGGCGGAAGATGATTCTGTGGCCCGGTGCGTGCATGGTGCACGAAATTTTCAGCGTGCAAGACCTGCTGCGGGCCAAACGAAACAATCCCGAGTCCATCGTGATCTCTCACCCAGAGTGTCCGCATTCGATTTTGGAAGTCAGCGATTTCATTGGTGGCACCGAAAAGATGCGGAAATACGTCGCTTCGATCGAAAAACCGACGAAATTCCTCGTCGCGACCGAAGCTAACATGATTCACCCATTGCAGTTAGCGGCTCCACACCATGAATTCGTTCCGGTACCTGGGATCATGACATCCACCGGCGAAACCTGTGCTTGTAACCGATGCCCGCACATGGCCCGAAACACTCTGGCGAAAGTCCGTGACTGTCTGAAGTACGGCCAACCCGAAATCACTTGGCAACCGTACTTCGAGAAAGCTCAAGAAGTGCTGACCCGCAGTTTGCTTTGA
- a CDS encoding S41 family peptidase — translation MAEFTKQSCGANGVRSGMARLGLGLAMIVATLSTTNLFGDDFANNTNGFCKTPTYRNTQYNTTYETDDRYRPTSYESSSPYRTIYPPQAGTTFISNSSATPNYDSLNQRLRELLGSDDSPRYDDYRSDYRDYQTRRVPTDRFDLTHDEMNRRDFGSSISDNFDRHLRLDDRRYEDDRRYDNDRRYEDTYSRDRSEQGPRLDRRTPNRREQTPRYDDRAPVRRDRGEERRPPQRDRDNGRYDDYLSRTEPGRFEDRLPQDWSPIPPRNEGPTYQPTAPVVRPEDQLSESEKIQLKLTARYGDPVVQRFVQAVSPQQAMNLFQEASNLIDSRHREPVSYQVRLQRGASNLMEGLRNQTFTSANRLQPSSNQIQSFQASMNQYINGRAVNDRNSASQVVWQIASMAQQQVGIPTTTTILEFVYGSTESLDKYSTFLPEDPRSASLPDEFQNRKTAATGLEDNIVGIGIEVKPHADGIEIVRPLRGGPAQQAGVQKGDIVVAINGRRLAGQNMNYAVDMIGGPLGSSLSMTIVRNGQQLSPITVTRQNVRVYSVSEVEMKENKTGYIKLDKFAQSSSQEVDEALWQLHRQGMQSLIFDLRGNPGGLLTTAIEISNKFLPSGVIVSTHGRTQQDEMQESATYAQTWKVPLVVLVDGDSASASEIFAAAIQDNKRGLVVGQQSYGKGTVQTHFPLQSVAGNLKLTTAKFYAPSGREMAGAGVTPDITVQKSSYRDGNMASNYDRELEAAMQVASGRDVQELASAKDRQQQTLPVNYQQRR, via the coding sequence ATGGCTGAATTCACAAAACAATCTTGCGGGGCAAATGGCGTGCGATCTGGAATGGCTCGGTTGGGACTGGGCTTGGCAATGATCGTGGCGACACTATCGACAACCAACCTGTTCGGCGACGACTTCGCCAACAATACGAACGGGTTCTGCAAGACACCGACATATCGCAACACGCAGTACAACACCACCTACGAAACCGATGACCGATACCGCCCGACGAGCTACGAATCCTCGTCACCGTATCGCACGATTTACCCGCCGCAAGCGGGTACCACGTTCATCAGCAATTCATCTGCAACGCCAAACTACGATTCGTTGAATCAACGGCTGCGGGAGTTGCTGGGCTCGGATGATTCGCCACGGTACGACGATTACCGCTCGGATTACCGAGATTACCAAACGCGTCGGGTTCCGACCGATCGGTTTGACCTCACGCATGACGAAATGAATCGTCGGGACTTTGGTTCCTCAATCAGTGACAACTTCGATCGCCACCTTCGACTGGACGATCGACGATACGAAGATGACCGTCGCTATGACAACGACCGTCGATATGAAGACACCTATAGCCGAGATCGTTCGGAACAAGGTCCGCGACTGGACCGTCGGACGCCTAACCGTCGGGAACAAACTCCACGATACGATGACCGGGCTCCGGTACGACGCGATCGAGGAGAAGAACGCCGACCTCCGCAACGAGATCGTGACAACGGTCGCTACGACGATTACCTCAGCCGAACGGAACCAGGCCGATTCGAAGACCGATTGCCACAAGACTGGTCACCGATTCCCCCGCGGAATGAAGGACCGACGTATCAACCGACCGCTCCTGTTGTTCGACCGGAAGACCAACTGTCCGAAAGTGAAAAGATTCAACTGAAGTTGACGGCTCGCTACGGCGACCCAGTGGTGCAACGATTCGTGCAAGCGGTCAGCCCGCAACAAGCGATGAACTTGTTCCAAGAAGCGTCCAACCTGATCGACAGCCGCCACCGTGAGCCAGTTTCTTACCAAGTTCGCTTGCAACGCGGTGCCAGCAACCTGATGGAAGGATTGCGAAACCAAACGTTCACTTCGGCAAACCGATTGCAACCATCTTCGAATCAAATCCAGAGTTTCCAAGCCAGCATGAACCAGTACATCAACGGACGTGCTGTCAACGACCGCAACTCCGCTAGCCAAGTGGTTTGGCAAATCGCAAGCATGGCTCAACAACAAGTTGGCATCCCGACAACCACAACGATCTTGGAGTTTGTGTATGGCTCGACCGAATCTTTGGACAAGTACTCAACTTTCCTTCCGGAAGACCCCCGCTCTGCGAGCTTGCCGGATGAGTTCCAAAATCGCAAAACCGCAGCCACTGGCCTGGAAGACAACATCGTCGGTATCGGCATCGAAGTGAAACCGCACGCCGACGGCATTGAAATCGTCCGACCTCTGCGAGGTGGACCGGCTCAACAGGCCGGAGTGCAAAAAGGTGACATCGTTGTGGCGATCAACGGTCGTCGGTTGGCTGGTCAGAACATGAACTACGCTGTCGACATGATCGGGGGACCGCTCGGAAGTTCACTCAGCATGACGATTGTTCGCAACGGTCAACAACTCTCGCCGATCACCGTGACCCGCCAAAACGTGCGAGTCTACAGCGTCAGTGAAGTGGAAATGAAGGAGAACAAAACCGGGTACATCAAACTCGACAAGTTTGCTCAAAGTTCCAGTCAAGAAGTTGATGAAGCCTTGTGGCAACTGCACCGTCAAGGAATGCAAAGCCTGATCTTCGACCTGCGTGGCAACCCCGGTGGTTTGCTGACAACGGCGATCGAAATTAGCAACAAGTTCCTGCCCAGCGGAGTGATTGTCTCGACCCACGGCCGAACTCAACAAGACGAAATGCAAGAATCCGCTACCTACGCTCAAACTTGGAAAGTCCCGCTGGTTGTGCTGGTTGATGGTGACTCGGCTTCGGCAAGTGAAATCTTCGCAGCCGCCATTCAGGACAATAAACGAGGTTTGGTCGTCGGACAGCAAAGCTACGGAAAAGGCACCGTGCAAACGCACTTCCCTCTCCAAAGTGTCGCTGGCAATCTGAAACTGACCACCGCCAAGTTTTACGCTCCCAGTGGTCGTGAGATGGCTGGAGCCGGTGTCACGCCGGACATCACAGTGCAGAAATCCTCCTACCGTGACGGCAACATGGCCAGCAACTACGACCGCGAGTTGGAAGCTGCCATGCAAGTGGCTTCTGGCCGAGATGTGCAGGAGTTGGCCTCCGCAAAAGACCGTCAACAACAAACCCTACCCGTCAACTACCAACAACGACGGTAA
- a CDS encoding carbon storage regulator produces the protein MTYVKYRIPIDPQESLWHTACISANHPESNGQQKLNKLTKLAPSNLLDNTFQQLTQQVKGIPMLVLTRKTSEMIQVGDDIVIKVIRTGKSTVKIGIEAPSNVRVLRAELCDEAEPVATPNANAVTTRDTNAASLSVCSDQYPHVA, from the coding sequence ATGACTTACGTGAAATATCGGATTCCTATTGACCCGCAAGAATCGCTTTGGCACACCGCCTGCATTAGTGCCAATCATCCTGAGTCGAACGGCCAACAGAAACTTAACAAACTCACAAAGTTGGCCCCTTCGAATCTTCTGGATAACACTTTTCAACAACTAACACAGCAAGTGAAGGGAATCCCAATGCTCGTTCTTACTCGCAAGACGTCCGAAATGATTCAAGTTGGCGACGATATTGTTATCAAAGTGATTCGCACCGGCAAAAGCACCGTCAAAATTGGTATTGAAGCTCCGTCGAACGTTCGCGTCCTGCGAGCGGAACTCTGCGATGAAGCCGAACCAGTCGCGACGCCAAACGCCAACGCGGTTACGACTCGCGATACCAACGCCGCTTCGCTGTCGGTTTGCTCAGATCAATACCCGCACGTGGCATAA
- a CDS encoding sodium:calcium antiporter, whose amino-acid sequence MTTLVAEFLLQSLTIIVAGTFLAKFADALGDRLGLGRTLAGMLLMGIATSLPELVVGCSAAMIDAPDLAVGDLLGSCVFNLFLLAVLDLVYRSGGKLFSHEAAAHGLSAASVILLTGIVLLFIQLPESIELGPIGLGSVMLGLAYMGCARMIFYDQRYQLANAQPAESDDPLANQPPQMKLVPALLGYLALTGVVFVAAWYLTHTADEIVKQTGLGSSIVGTILLAGVTSLPEITTTRAALRIGAFDLAVGNIFGSNSFNIVILIFVDGFYHGPLFSSIGSYHAITCAAIIIITSVALLGLLFQAERRLWLLEYDAALIAILSLGSFILIGLMH is encoded by the coding sequence ATGACGACACTGGTTGCGGAATTTTTGTTGCAATCGTTGACGATTATCGTCGCGGGAACATTCCTAGCGAAGTTTGCCGATGCGCTCGGTGATCGACTCGGTCTCGGACGTACATTGGCCGGCATGTTACTCATGGGCATTGCCACGAGTCTGCCGGAACTCGTGGTGGGTTGCAGTGCCGCGATGATTGACGCTCCGGATCTTGCCGTCGGCGATTTGCTCGGGAGTTGCGTTTTCAACCTGTTTCTGTTGGCTGTTCTCGACCTGGTTTACCGCTCTGGCGGGAAGTTGTTTTCCCACGAGGCCGCCGCTCACGGGTTATCCGCCGCGAGTGTCATTCTGCTGACGGGCATTGTCCTGCTTTTCATTCAGTTGCCAGAGTCGATCGAATTGGGGCCGATCGGTCTTGGCTCGGTCATGCTAGGCCTGGCGTACATGGGATGTGCTCGCATGATCTTCTACGATCAACGGTACCAGCTTGCGAATGCTCAGCCTGCGGAGTCTGATGATCCGCTGGCGAATCAACCGCCGCAAATGAAACTCGTGCCAGCTTTGCTCGGTTATTTGGCCCTGACAGGAGTCGTGTTTGTTGCCGCGTGGTATCTGACGCACACCGCTGACGAGATCGTAAAACAAACCGGACTGGGCTCAAGTATTGTAGGAACGATTCTGCTTGCGGGTGTGACATCGCTTCCCGAGATCACCACAACTCGCGCCGCACTACGAATCGGAGCATTCGACTTGGCGGTCGGCAATATCTTCGGAAGCAACTCGTTCAATATCGTGATTCTGATTTTCGTTGACGGTTTCTATCATGGTCCGTTGTTCTCGTCGATCGGCAGCTATCATGCCATTACCTGCGCCGCGATTATCATTATCACATCCGTGGCGTTGCTTGGCTTACTGTTCCAGGCCGAACGACGACTCTGGCTACTGGAATACGATGCCGCCTTGATTGCGATTCTCTCTCTCGGAAGTTTCATCCTCATTGGCTTGATGCACTAA
- a CDS encoding class I SAM-dependent methyltransferase, which yields MAESPETSAFDQSRIWSHAQNVRPESFEPAVPRLRYLLRQVDRLAKSNHPTVLNIGLGNGYFEREAKRLGWEIVSLDPDAEALQRVANEGIRAVAGRIEQMPFADECFDFIVASEVLEHLTADQRQRGVAEIARILRPGGRFLGTVPYREDLRLRECVCPQCGFQFHQFGHHESFTQEKMTDELAAWFTEVSVRRTAFVDFRRRGFGGRVKSLIRWGFGKAGQQIADPKL from the coding sequence ATGGCTGAAAGCCCCGAGACCTCAGCGTTTGACCAAAGCCGCATTTGGTCGCACGCTCAAAATGTGCGTCCGGAGAGTTTCGAACCGGCGGTGCCTCGATTGCGATATTTGCTCCGCCAAGTCGATCGACTGGCGAAGTCGAATCATCCAACGGTGTTGAATATCGGTCTCGGCAACGGCTATTTCGAGAGGGAAGCAAAACGTCTCGGCTGGGAAATTGTTTCACTTGATCCCGATGCCGAAGCCCTGCAACGGGTCGCGAATGAAGGCATTCGAGCCGTCGCCGGTCGCATCGAGCAGATGCCCTTTGCCGACGAATGTTTCGATTTCATCGTGGCGAGCGAAGTGCTCGAACATCTCACCGCCGATCAACGACAACGCGGCGTCGCCGAGATTGCCCGAATTCTACGGCCCGGCGGTCGGTTCCTCGGAACGGTACCCTACCGCGAAGACCTGCGACTTCGCGAATGCGTGTGTCCCCAATGCGGTTTTCAGTTTCATCAGTTCGGACATCACGAATCTTTCACGCAGGAGAAGATGACGGACGAGCTTGCCGCGTGGTTCACTGAAGTCAGCGTGCGACGAACCGCCTTCGTCGATTTCCGTAGACGCGGTTTCGGCGGACGCGTGAAATCGTTGATCCGCTGGGGATTCGGCAAAGCCGGTCAGCAAATTGCGGATCCGAAACTCTAG
- a CDS encoding FAD binding domain-containing protein, which produces MRNFEYARPETEAEAVELLGEHDGNTAVLAGGTDLLNLMKAELVAPQRVVDIKHVDSLHSVTADDDGVQIGSLVTLDEMQSEPLLAGYQSLQDVIRGVRSIQIRQMGTIGGDLCHMPNCWYFRNGNGLLGLEDGKSVVAGGDNRYHAILGNRGPAKFVSASRFAPAMMAWGAKVRVIGPKPHHEQWIDLDSFYRTPKTDRQGVTLLKPGQLLTHIRLPSASRLLSASYEVLELEGLDWPLAAASAMLNVVDGVVRNARVVMGHVAPTPWESREAAAAIIGRPVTEATAESAGEAAIAAATPLSENRYKVRVARTAVKRAILAAAESARPENRREV; this is translated from the coding sequence ATGAGAAACTTCGAATATGCTCGGCCCGAAACCGAAGCGGAAGCCGTCGAATTGCTCGGCGAACACGATGGCAACACCGCCGTCCTCGCTGGTGGAACCGATCTGCTGAACTTGATGAAAGCCGAACTGGTCGCTCCGCAGCGAGTCGTCGACATCAAGCACGTCGACAGTTTGCATTCCGTCACGGCCGATGACGATGGCGTGCAAATCGGTTCGCTCGTCACGCTCGATGAAATGCAATCCGAACCGCTTCTCGCGGGATATCAGTCGTTGCAAGACGTCATCCGTGGCGTGCGGTCGATTCAGATTCGGCAGATGGGCACGATCGGCGGCGATCTGTGTCACATGCCGAACTGCTGGTACTTCCGCAACGGAAACGGCTTGCTTGGGCTTGAAGACGGTAAGTCCGTCGTGGCTGGTGGTGACAATCGCTATCATGCGATTCTCGGCAACCGTGGCCCGGCCAAGTTTGTTTCCGCGTCTCGATTCGCACCAGCGATGATGGCGTGGGGCGCGAAGGTGCGAGTCATCGGACCGAAGCCACATCATGAACAGTGGATTGATTTGGATTCGTTTTACCGAACTCCAAAGACGGATCGGCAAGGCGTCACGTTGTTGAAACCGGGCCAATTGTTGACGCACATCCGGTTGCCCAGTGCGAGTCGATTATTGAGTGCGAGCTATGAAGTCCTCGAACTCGAAGGTCTCGACTGGCCGTTAGCAGCGGCATCGGCGATGCTTAATGTCGTTGATGGAGTTGTGCGAAATGCTCGCGTGGTGATGGGGCATGTCGCGCCGACCCCGTGGGAATCTCGCGAAGCGGCTGCGGCGATCATCGGACGACCCGTGACCGAAGCCACCGCGGAATCCGCTGGCGAAGCTGCAATTGCTGCGGCGACTCCACTGAGTGAAAACCGCTACAAAGTCCGAGTTGCTCGCACGGCGGTCAAACGTGCGATTTTGGCGGCTGCCGAATCCGCACGGCCTGAAAACCGAAGGGAGGTCTAA